Part of the bacterium genome, AAGGTTCTAAAGGCCAAATAGTCCTGCCCCATTCTTAAAAAAGGCTGCCGGAAAGATACCAGCAGCCTTTTTATGATATTAACTGGAGATAACAGCCGGATAACTTTTATAAGGAAACCAGGTATACAGGAATCTATAAAGTTTCCCCCGTTTAGTATTCATGGTTTCATGGATTCCTAATAAAAATGTAAAATATATTTTCAGCCCTTGTTAATAATATTTGTTTATAAAATTGCTCATGACTTACAAGCATTGCCCCGGCTGCGGCGGACCGCTGCAGAAGACCAGCCTTGACGGACACCGGCGCCAAAACTGTCCGGCCTGCGGCTTTGTCTATTACCGCAACCCGGCCCCGGCTGCCGGATGCATAATATTGATCAAAGGCCGGCTGCTGCTGGTCCGGCGCAAATATGATCCCTACCGCGGGGACTGGTGCCTGCCGGCCGGTTTCATGGAATACGGGGAATCGCCCAAAGCCTGCGCCCAGCGGGAGATCCTGGAAGAGACCGGGCTTAGGATCAGGGTGGGCGAACTTATCGGGGTGTACAGCGGGAAAGACGATCCCCGCACCCATGCCGTCCTGATAGTCTACCTGGGGCTTCCCTCCGGGGATGAATACCAGGCCGGGGATGATGCCAGCGCCATAAAACTCTTCCCCTTGGACAAACTGCCCAAGAACATTGCCTTCAAGGCCCATATCCAAGCCATCAAGGATTTTTG contains:
- a CDS encoding NUDIX hydrolase, which translates into the protein MTYKHCPGCGGPLQKTSLDGHRRQNCPACGFVYYRNPAPAAGCIILIKGRLLLVRRKYDPYRGDWCLPAGFMEYGESPKACAQREILEETGLRIRVGELIGVYSGKDDPRTHAVLIVYLGLPSGDEYQAGDDASAIKLFPLDKLPKNIAFKAHIQAIKDFCRYAGIKT